A genomic region of Ignavibacteria bacterium contains the following coding sequences:
- a CDS encoding DUF2085 domain-containing protein: MNFNHTKIYLLISLSLLIFLSFTFAYQFVNNLSVLFFINNFYGQICHQIESRSFFVNAKPLLICARCTGIFLGSFILFVLLSFLKNLRYLINQIDYKKVFIFLLPLFIDWLINFSFKIETTNFVRFLTGILFSFVPVYFLNTLIFNSKS, translated from the coding sequence ATGAATTTCAATCACACTAAAATTTATCTTTTAATCAGTTTATCTCTTCTAATTTTTCTTTCATTTACTTTTGCTTATCAATTTGTAAATAATCTCTCTGTTCTGTTTTTTATTAATAATTTTTACGGCCAAATCTGCCATCAGATTGAAAGTCGTAGCTTCTTTGTCAATGCTAAACCATTATTAATCTGCGCAAGATGTACTGGAATATTTTTAGGTTCTTTTATACTCTTTGTTTTATTGTCATTTCTCAAAAACTTACGCTATCTTATTAATCAAATTGATTATAAAAAAGTCTTTATTTTTCTTTTACCATTGTTTATTGACTGGTTAATAAATTTTTCTTTCAAAATTGAAACTACTAATTTCGTGAGGTTTTTAACTGGAATTTTATTCAGTTTTGTACCAGTTTATTTTTTGAACACATTAATTTTTAATTCTAAATCTTAA
- a CDS encoding MotA/TolQ/ExbB proton channel family protein produces MDLLTGFLKGGLLMWPILLCSIITIGIVIERYFVLRQASVNVPRFMIQIRELMKKGDIVEAINYCSEYNSPIANIIRKGLSKYHFGMERIKESIESAGKQEIYKLEKGLSVLATISGVAPLLGFLGTVTGMISAFMRIESLGGNASPSDLAGGIWEALLTTAFGLSVGIIAYLFYNYFVTRINKLISEMEITSTDFIDVLYEKEHGKMK; encoded by the coding sequence ATGGATTTACTTACAGGATTTTTAAAGGGTGGGCTACTTATGTGGCCCATTCTTTTATGTTCAATAATTACAATTGGAATAGTAATCGAAAGATATTTTGTTTTGAGGCAGGCTTCTGTCAATGTTCCTCGTTTTATGATTCAAATTCGAGAATTAATGAAAAAAGGAGACATTGTCGAAGCCATTAATTATTGTTCAGAATATAATTCACCAATTGCAAATATTATTCGCAAAGGACTTTCCAAATATCATTTCGGAATGGAAAGAATCAAAGAATCGATTGAAAGTGCAGGTAAACAAGAAATTTATAAACTCGAAAAAGGATTGTCTGTTCTTGCAACAATATCTGGTGTTGCACCTTTGCTTGGATTTCTTGGTACAGTGACTGGAATGATTTCAGCTTTTATGAGAATTGAATCTCTTGGTGGAAATGCTTCGCCTTCTGATCTTGCTGGTGGAATTTGGGAAGCATTGCTCACAACTGCATTTGGTCTTTCTGTAGGAATTATTGCTTATCTATTCTATAATTATTTCGTTACAAGAATTAATAAACTGATTTCGGAAATGGAGATTACCTCTACTGATTTTATTGACGTTCTATACGAAAAAGAACATGGTAAGATGAAATGA
- a CDS encoding HU family DNA-binding protein → MNKSDLIAQIAKETNLTQKRVGEILDAILESIIEVVKESGSITFTNFGKFEKRLRKERKGVNPKTGDLILIPPKEVFIFKPSKNIFKTE, encoded by the coding sequence ATGAACAAAAGTGACTTAATTGCACAAATAGCGAAAGAAACAAACCTCACTCAAAAGAGAGTAGGCGAAATTTTAGATGCAATCCTTGAATCTATTATTGAAGTTGTAAAAGAAAGTGGTTCTATAACTTTTACGAATTTTGGAAAATTTGAAAAAAGATTAAGAAAAGAAAGAAAAGGCGTAAATCCAAAAACAGGAGATTTAATTTTAATTCCACCTAAAGAAGTTTTTATCTTTAAACCATCTAAAAACATTTTTAAGACTGAGTAA
- a CDS encoding 50S ribosomal protein L28 has product MARVCEICGKKPIYGNNVSHAHNRTRRRWLPNLQKVRAKVGKSVKTIKVCTNCIKSGKVLKAA; this is encoded by the coding sequence ATGGCTAGAGTATGTGAAATATGCGGAAAGAAGCCCATATATGGTAACAATGTATCACATGCACACAATAGAACAAGAAGAAGATGGTTACCAAATTTGCAGAAAGTTCGGGCTAAAGTTGGTAAGTCTGTAAAGACTATCAAAGTCTGCACAAATTGTATCAAATCAGGAAAAGTTTTAAAAGCCGCTTAA
- a CDS encoding bifunctional homocysteine S-methyltransferase/methylenetetrahydrofolate reductase, whose protein sequence is MKNFRERLENEIIVFDGGTGTYLYEKGIFINRCFEELNLTNPELVKQVHRDYLLAGADVIETNTFGANRFKLAPHGLNEKVYEINFAGAKLAREVAKDNVLVAGSVGPLGVQIEPLGKIGYDEAKDFFKEQIQPLIDGGVDLIILETFTLVEELIQAIRAAREINPEIPVIAQVTINEEGNLISGEPIEKFVELVSQYKPDVVGFNCSVGPKPMLEALEKLRTLTDLPISIQPNAGYPVNIGGRNIYMTSPEYIAEYSKRFIQTGACIVGGCCGTNPSHIKAIRRAVQALQPSKRLDIKVEELKIEQPANVHVYEKYEKSRLSNKLLREEFVTLVEIVSPRGVSAQNEIQKARKLYHFGIDAINIPDGPRAMARMSALAMAVLIQKEVGIETVLHFACRDRNVIGMQSDLLGAWALGIRNILAITGDPPKLGNYPDATAVFDVDSIGLVNLLNRLNHGLDLAGNPIGEATGFSIGVGVNPGAINLDEELRRLDWKVQAGAEYMITQPVFDISLLENFMKRVEHYKIPLIVGIWPLVSYRNAEFMNNEVPGAKVPNDVMERMRRAQEISKEKAFEEGVKIAKETYDYIRSEVSGVQIAAPLGRIEAVFKMLSDEELYTM, encoded by the coding sequence ATGAAAAACTTTCGTGAACGACTTGAAAATGAAATAATAGTTTTTGACGGCGGAACAGGAACATATCTTTATGAAAAAGGAATTTTTATAAATCGATGCTTTGAAGAATTAAACCTCACAAATCCTGAACTCGTTAAACAGGTTCATCGTGATTATTTATTGGCTGGAGCTGATGTAATTGAAACAAATACTTTTGGGGCAAATAGATTTAAACTTGCTCCTCATGGACTAAATGAGAAAGTTTATGAAATAAATTTTGCAGGAGCTAAACTTGCTCGTGAAGTTGCGAAAGACAATGTTTTGGTTGCTGGTTCGGTTGGTCCACTCGGTGTTCAAATTGAACCTCTCGGAAAGATTGGATACGATGAAGCAAAAGATTTCTTTAAAGAACAAATTCAACCATTAATCGATGGTGGAGTCGATTTAATTATTCTTGAAACTTTCACTCTTGTAGAAGAATTGATTCAAGCTATTCGAGCCGCAAGGGAAATTAATCCAGAAATTCCAGTTATTGCTCAGGTGACTATTAATGAAGAAGGAAATCTTATAAGTGGAGAACCAATTGAAAAGTTTGTAGAATTAGTTTCTCAATATAAACCTGATGTAGTTGGTTTTAATTGCAGTGTTGGACCTAAACCAATGCTCGAAGCTCTTGAAAAACTTAGGACATTAACTGATCTACCAATTTCAATTCAACCTAATGCCGGCTATCCAGTCAATATTGGCGGAAGAAATATTTATATGACTTCTCCTGAATACATAGCTGAATATTCAAAAAGATTTATTCAAACAGGAGCTTGTATTGTTGGGGGTTGTTGCGGAACTAATCCTTCCCATATAAAAGCGATTAGACGAGCAGTTCAGGCACTTCAACCCAGTAAAAGATTGGACATAAAAGTTGAAGAATTAAAAATCGAACAACCTGCAAATGTTCACGTTTATGAGAAATATGAAAAATCAAGATTGTCAAATAAATTATTAAGAGAAGAATTTGTCACACTTGTTGAAATTGTTTCGCCGCGTGGTGTCTCAGCGCAAAATGAAATTCAAAAGGCGAGAAAATTATATCACTTCGGTATTGACGCTATAAATATTCCCGATGGACCAAGAGCAATGGCTCGAATGTCTGCTCTTGCGATGGCTGTATTAATTCAAAAAGAAGTTGGAATTGAAACTGTTTTGCATTTTGCCTGTCGAGATAGAAATGTTATTGGAATGCAATCGGATTTGCTCGGAGCCTGGGCATTGGGAATTAGAAATATTCTGGCAATTACTGGTGATCCTCCAAAACTTGGCAATTACCCAGATGCAACTGCTGTGTTTGATGTTGATTCAATTGGACTTGTAAATCTTTTAAATCGATTAAATCATGGACTTGATCTTGCAGGTAATCCAATTGGTGAGGCAACTGGTTTTTCTATTGGAGTTGGAGTTAATCCTGGCGCGATTAATCTTGATGAAGAACTCCGAAGACTTGATTGGAAAGTTCAAGCCGGTGCTGAATATATGATTACTCAACCAGTTTTTGATATCAGTTTACTTGAGAATTTTATGAAAAGAGTTGAACACTATAAGATACCTTTAATTGTTGGTATCTGGCCATTGGTTTCATATAGAAATGCTGAATTTATGAATAATGAAGTTCCGGGTGCTAAAGTCCCCAACGATGTAATGGAGAGAATGCGAAGAGCTCAAGAGATTTCAAAAGAAAAAGCTTTTGAAGAAGGTGTTAAAATTGCTAAAGAAACCTACGATTACATTCGTTCAGAGGTGAGCGGAGTTCAAATAGCGGCGCCATTAGGAAGAATCGAAGCAGTCTTTAAAATGCTAAGTGACGAAGAGTTATACACTATGTAA
- a CDS encoding ComF family protein, with protein sequence MGLVVTLKNFYLDWLDFLFPNFCVLCNQKINRTLFSICENCLDQIELSNDYDLNEFFHFNLFKSGIISNYYAKYEFVKDGKFQTAVHYLKYNRKPKIGIQLGIELGKDLLKQNWFKEIDLIIPVPIHRIKKMSRGYNQSDFISKGISLVTGKTFDNRSLKRTRNTPTQTHLHLQERIENVKGAFKVIDVNKIKDRTLLIVDDVCTTGSTVNEVALTLLNAGAKKINLATLAFVKEKDFSLRV encoded by the coding sequence ATGGGGCTTGTTGTAACATTAAAAAATTTTTACCTCGACTGGCTCGATTTTCTGTTCCCAAATTTCTGCGTACTCTGCAATCAAAAAATCAACCGAACATTATTTTCTATTTGTGAAAATTGTCTTGATCAAATTGAACTCTCAAATGATTATGATTTAAATGAATTCTTCCATTTTAACCTTTTCAAATCAGGTATAATCTCAAACTACTATGCAAAATATGAATTTGTGAAAGATGGGAAATTTCAAACAGCAGTTCATTATTTGAAATATAATCGCAAACCTAAAATTGGGATTCAACTGGGCATTGAGCTTGGTAAGGATTTGTTGAAACAGAACTGGTTTAAGGAAATTGATTTAATTATTCCCGTACCAATTCATCGAATAAAAAAAATGAGTCGTGGTTATAATCAATCTGATTTCATTTCAAAAGGAATTTCTCTTGTTACAGGAAAAACCTTTGATAATAGATCATTAAAAAGAACACGAAACACTCCGACTCAAACACATCTCCATCTTCAAGAAAGAATTGAAAATGTTAAAGGTGCCTTTAAGGTAATCGATGTAAATAAAATTAAAGACAGAACGCTCCTCATCGTTGACGATGTTTGCACAACTGGTTCAACAGTGAATGAAGTTGCATTGACTCTATTAAATGCTGGAGCGAAAAAAATAAATCTTGCTACCTTAGCTTTTGTAAAAGAAAAAGATTTCAGCTTGAGAGTCTAA
- the surE gene encoding 5'/3'-nucleotidase SurE, producing the protein MEKKFRILVSNDDGIYSEGIIALREAMLELGEVFVYAPHKQQSAVGHAITTHLPLRVNPYYMNGEFFGYAVTGTPADCVKLAVTTHMKVKPDLIVSGINHGSNAAINVIYSGTVSAATEGTILGIPSIAFSLTTYVDFDFTYSKKIAKIIAQAVLKYGLPPGVLLNVNIPPVPEDKIKGIKITKQGKSRWNDYFEKRVDPQQREYYWLTGTMDNIEDDEESDIRAIQENYVSVTPIQFDLTAYDFLEKLKQWEFK; encoded by the coding sequence ATGGAAAAAAAATTTAGAATATTAGTCTCCAATGATGATGGAATTTATTCCGAAGGCATAATTGCTCTTCGAGAAGCAATGCTCGAACTGGGTGAAGTCTTCGTTTATGCACCGCACAAACAACAAAGTGCAGTTGGGCATGCAATCACCACTCACCTGCCCCTTAGAGTTAATCCCTATTATATGAATGGTGAATTTTTTGGTTATGCTGTAACAGGAACTCCAGCCGACTGCGTCAAACTCGCCGTTACAACTCATATGAAAGTTAAACCCGATCTAATCGTTTCTGGAATTAATCATGGCTCCAATGCGGCGATAAATGTAATTTATAGCGGAACAGTCTCCGCTGCAACCGAAGGGACAATTCTTGGAATTCCATCGATCGCATTTAGTCTAACTACATATGTTGATTTTGATTTTACATATTCCAAGAAAATTGCAAAAATTATTGCTCAAGCAGTTTTAAAGTATGGTCTTCCACCAGGCGTTTTGTTGAATGTTAACATTCCACCAGTTCCAGAAGATAAAATTAAAGGGATCAAGATTACCAAACAGGGGAAATCAAGATGGAATGATTATTTCGAAAAAAGGGTCGACCCACAACAACGGGAATATTATTGGTTAACCGGTACAATGGATAATATTGAAGATGATGAAGAATCAGATATTCGAGCAATTCAAGAAAATTATGTCTCTGTTACACCAATTCAATTTGACTTAACTGCCTATGATTTTCTGGAAAAATTAAAACAATGGGAATTTAAATAA
- a CDS encoding TonB family protein, whose protein sequence is MKRFLSNRRNAFIVSFLLHTVLLIFFSFVTLGTTIEELEYVTVDFGSPGSGKMGESPLSEKANTALEEQKEISEESKQKVETPKIRQEFDEVIQKNNKPEEDKRKIERAKQSENISKNVSKNSEGEQPFGSSGYSFDWGGRGTRKILRWEKPKFPEGVQKEIDIKIKFTILPDGSVVSPVPLIKADTQLEDAAIQALKTWKFEPLRPNQIQFEQTVIITIPYRLE, encoded by the coding sequence ATGAAAAGATTTTTGTCTAATCGAAGAAATGCATTTATCGTCTCATTTCTTCTTCATACAGTTTTATTAATTTTCTTCTCGTTTGTAACTCTTGGGACAACAATCGAAGAACTTGAATATGTAACTGTTGATTTTGGTAGTCCCGGTTCTGGCAAAATGGGCGAATCACCATTAAGCGAAAAAGCCAATACAGCTCTTGAGGAACAAAAAGAAATTTCCGAAGAATCAAAACAAAAAGTAGAAACACCTAAAATCAGACAAGAATTTGATGAAGTCATTCAAAAGAACAATAAACCTGAAGAAGATAAAAGAAAAATAGAGAGAGCGAAACAATCTGAAAATATTTCCAAAAATGTTTCTAAGAATTCAGAAGGTGAACAGCCATTTGGTTCAAGCGGTTACAGCTTTGATTGGGGTGGCAGAGGAACAAGAAAAATTTTAAGATGGGAAAAACCTAAATTTCCCGAAGGTGTTCAGAAAGAAATTGATATTAAAATAAAATTTACAATCCTTCCCGATGGTTCGGTTGTGTCCCCTGTTCCATTAATTAAAGCAGATACTCAACTTGAAGATGCCGCCATTCAGGCATTAAAAACATGGAAATTTGAACCATTAAGACCAAATCAAATTCAATTTGAACAGACGGTAATTATTACCATACCGTATAGATTAGAATGA
- a CDS encoding biopolymer transporter ExbD: MKFESETKLLTAFNYSSLTDIVMLLLIFFLLTSQFVITTGVQVKLPKSETSEPVNENQFIVTITKTNDIYFGSERISLGELADKIIKSPEQQRERNLVIKADKEVPIEILIKVIDIAKSSGINKFTIATEKESL; encoded by the coding sequence ATGAAGTTTGAATCGGAAACTAAATTGTTAACAGCTTTTAATTATTCGTCACTTACTGATATTGTGATGCTTTTATTGATTTTCTTTCTCCTTACATCTCAATTTGTTATAACGACTGGTGTGCAGGTAAAATTACCGAAATCTGAAACTTCTGAACCTGTTAATGAAAATCAATTTATAGTTACAATTACAAAAACAAACGATATTTACTTTGGAAGTGAAAGAATTAGTTTAGGTGAACTTGCTGATAAAATAATTAAATCACCCGAACAGCAAAGAGAACGAAATCTTGTAATTAAAGCTGATAAAGAAGTCCCAATAGAAATTTTAATTAAAGTTATTGACATTGCTAAAAGTTCAGGTATAAATAAGTTTACGATTGCGACTGAAAAAGAAAGTTTATGA
- a CDS encoding aromatic amino acid lyase has protein sequence MAIILDGNSLTIEKLVQIARYGEKVELASESLERIKACRAMLEEKIKAREIMYGINTGIGEFSEIVLNDEQVKQFQKYLIYNHAAGIGEPMPIEYVRGAIASRINVHAKGYSGCRPEITLTLVEMLNKGVTPVVCQKGSVGACGDLAPMSQIALLLMGEGEAFYNGERLPGKVAFEKAGIKIPGLQARDGLASINGSNFITAISALQLYDINRWLKQAEIAAAMSLEALLANLKPYDVRLHQLRGFPGAVRSAKAIMKCIEGSDLQTGKLKMKVQDAYSMRSTPQVIGAAHDAVRWAREQIEIELNGVADNPIFLTEEKLTLTGANFQGTPVSLPMDNVGAAVTMVSVLSERRLNRLLNPALSVGLPPFLTKGAGMFSGYMLSQYTADTLIVEQRILSNPASIQSIPAAADQEDFVSMGMNTVWKNAQILDNAYGVLGIEFMAAAQALDFRDFKNGKGVETARKVIRKYIPHLEEDRPLYPDHNKMKELVKSCEILEEVEKEVGSLE, from the coding sequence ATGGCTATTATACTTGATGGGAATAGTCTCACCATTGAAAAATTAGTTCAAATAGCTCGATACGGGGAGAAAGTTGAACTCGCATCAGAATCTCTCGAGCGAATAAAAGCCTGCCGTGCAATGCTGGAAGAAAAAATCAAAGCACGAGAAATTATGTATGGAATTAACACTGGCATTGGTGAATTCTCAGAAATTGTTTTAAATGATGAACAGGTTAAGCAATTTCAAAAATATTTAATTTACAATCATGCTGCCGGGATTGGTGAACCAATGCCCATTGAATATGTGAGAGGAGCGATCGCAAGCAGAATAAATGTTCATGCAAAAGGTTATTCAGGTTGCAGACCAGAGATTACTTTAACTTTGGTTGAAATGTTGAACAAAGGTGTAACGCCTGTTGTTTGTCAGAAAGGTTCTGTTGGTGCGTGTGGTGATTTAGCTCCAATGTCTCAGATTGCTTTGTTGTTAATGGGCGAAGGTGAAGCGTTTTATAACGGTGAAAGATTGCCCGGTAAAGTTGCATTTGAAAAAGCTGGAATAAAAATTCCAGGACTTCAGGCGAGAGACGGATTGGCATCAATAAACGGTTCGAATTTCATTACTGCTATTAGCGCACTTCAACTTTATGATATTAATCGCTGGTTGAAACAGGCTGAAATTGCCGCTGCAATGTCTCTTGAAGCTTTATTGGCAAACCTCAAACCTTATGATGTGCGTCTTCATCAATTAAGAGGTTTTCCCGGTGCTGTTAGAAGCGCAAAAGCAATTATGAAATGTATCGAAGGAAGTGACCTTCAAACTGGAAAATTAAAAATGAAAGTTCAAGATGCTTACTCAATGCGTTCTACTCCGCAGGTTATCGGAGCTGCACACGATGCAGTTAGATGGGCTAGAGAACAAATTGAAATTGAATTGAATGGAGTTGCTGATAATCCTATCTTTTTAACTGAAGAAAAATTGACTTTAACTGGAGCAAACTTTCAAGGGACACCTGTATCGCTTCCAATGGATAATGTCGGTGCAGCTGTTACAATGGTTAGTGTTCTTTCCGAAAGGAGATTAAATCGTTTGCTCAATCCTGCATTAAGTGTTGGACTTCCCCCATTTCTGACAAAAGGTGCCGGAATGTTTTCTGGTTATATGTTAAGTCAATACACAGCCGATACATTAATTGTTGAACAAAGAATTTTATCTAATCCGGCATCAATTCAATCAATCCCAGCAGCAGCTGATCAAGAAGACTTCGTGTCGATGGGTATGAACACAGTCTGGAAAAATGCTCAGATACTTGATAATGCGTATGGAGTATTAGGAATTGAATTTATGGCTGCAGCTCAAGCGCTTGATTTCAGAGATTTCAAAAATGGTAAAGGAGTTGAAACCGCAAGAAAAGTTATAAGAAAATATATTCCACACCTCGAAGAAGATAGACCATTATATCCTGATCATAATAAAATGAAAGAACTTGTTAAGTCCTGTGAAATTTTAGAGGAAGTCGAAAAAGAAGTTGGCTCACTTGAATAG
- a CDS encoding OsmC family protein: MATKKAYVKQLKGITLVGKTDSNVWITMDGPEEFGGSNAGVRPKELLLLSLAGCTGSDVVSILQKKRSKLEDFEINITAETRDEHPQVFTKIHIEYVFYGNEVKKEDVERAIELSSTKYCSVQAMLRPSVEITHSYRIEPSKF; the protein is encoded by the coding sequence ATGGCAACCAAAAAAGCTTATGTAAAACAACTTAAAGGCATTACCTTAGTTGGAAAAACGGATTCAAATGTTTGGATAACAATGGATGGTCCTGAAGAATTTGGCGGAAGCAATGCAGGCGTTCGTCCAAAAGAATTATTGCTTTTATCACTTGCTGGATGTACTGGAAGCGATGTAGTTTCAATTCTTCAAAAGAAAAGATCAAAACTTGAGGATTTTGAAATCAATATCACTGCCGAAACAAGGGACGAACATCCTCAGGTCTTTACCAAAATTCATATCGAATATGTTTTTTATGGAAATGAAGTCAAAAAAGAAGATGTAGAAAGAGCAATCGAATTATCAAGCACTAAGTATTGCTCAGTCCAAGCAATGTTAAGACCCTCTGTCGAAATTACCCATTCATATCGTATTGAACCCTCAAAATTTTAA